CGCGGGCGATATGTCCTCGCCGAGTCCCGAATCGACAAGGACCTTGCGCAGGGGTGAACCGGCATTACCGACAAGAATTTCAGCGAGTATCCTGAAGGATAAAAGAAGAAGGGAATCGGTGACGGGACCGATCAGCCAGTTAATCGTTATAATCGAGCGTGCTTTTGTCTCGAGATGCGGGGCCAAAGCAAATGTTTTTTCGATATTCCGGGGTCTTTTCCATCTTTTTTGACACATGATCGACGACTTTATCGAACGCGGGCCGTAGGGGGACAAAAACCGCCCGTGCACAAATTCGCAGATGTCGGCCGTCGAGATATCACCGTAAACAAAGATTTTACAGTTTGAAGGATGATAGTATTTCCTGTAATAACGGAGAAGCTTTCGGAAAGTGAGATCGGGAATATGTTCGGGATCTCCTCCTGCTTCATACCTGTAGGTCGTGTTTGGAAAGAGAGCCCTGCAGGAATATTCATACACAATCGATTCGGGATCGGAATAATTTCCTTTCATCTCGTTATACACCACACCGACGATGCTGAGCCGCCCGGGATTTTTTTCATCAAACTCGAGGTGGTACCCTTCCTGCATAAAGACTTCTTCCTTAAGCAGCGGATTAAAAACCGCATCGCCATACACATGCATAAGGTTTAAAAAATCCTGATCCAGTGTGCTGCTGCCGACGTACATGGTGCAATCAGGCGCGGTAAATGCATTAAGAAAGGTCTTCATACTTCCCTTGAGAAGAAGGACAAAGGGGTCTTTGACGGGAAAAGCCCGTGAGCCGCAGAGGACGGCATGTTCGATGATATGGGGAATACCGGTATCGTCATCCGGCGGCGTTCTGAAAATAAAGCTGAAAAGCTTTTCCCTGTCAGTATTAAGGAAGTGTATAAACTCGCACCCGGTTTTTACATGATCGAGTGTAATGAGGCATGATTGATGATCCGGAATTTCCATAACCGATCGCACGGTAAATCCGAACAGACTATCTCCCGCCACAAGCGTATTCATTGGCATTTTCTCCAATCATTTTGTACCGCGACATTCTCACTTGCATGAACGTTTCTCTTAATCCGTTTGTTTCAATGTAACAGGAGAGACTCTCATAACAACAATGTCCGTTTTATTATCCTGATTAATTATATTGTTTTTAAATATATCTATTCCCCTTCACCCCGCCGAACTTGTATATCGTGATTTCTTTCATAGAGGGATTCGATATATTCTTTTGTATTTTTTATCTGCATCCGGGAAATGGTGCACCGTCCTTCCAGAATAACGCCTTCCTGGATAATGAGTTCGGGCGTCTCGATATTCCCCAGAACGCGCGCCGAGGAAAGAAGAAGTATTCGACGGGACGCGGAGATGTTGCCGACAACAATCCCTTCGATCACGACACTCGTCGCGATGATATCGGTCTTGACCCTTCCTTTTGCCCCGACGGTAAGCTGATCGACAAAAAGGGATTCACCTTCAAATTGCCCGTCAATACGAAGATTACCTTTTATCGAATATCTCCCTTCAAAGACTGAATTTTCACCAATAACTGAATTAACCTCTATATCTCCCTGCACCTTTTAACCCTGTACTTCAATTTCCGGTATATTTAAATAGTCTAACACTTCTTCGGTGAAACGGTCGAGTTCATCAAGTCCTTCTTTCACGATGAATCCTTCCAGATACCTTTTTTCTTCGATCAGTTCAAAACTGATAATATCGTCTCCGTTTAGACACTTGAGTCCGTCCGATTTGAGATCCGTCAACAGATCCGTGGTAAATGACTGTATATTCTTGAAGTATCGATATGCTTCGATGAAGAGATTTCTCTTGATTTTGATATTTCTCCTTCTCATATCGATTTCCACTTCTTTGGCATAAACTCCTTCCCGTATCCGGTCGGCCTCCTGTACGTAATCATCAAGCCTTCGTTTTACCGTGAGAAATTTTTGATGAAAATTATCCCTATCCATTGAATATTTAAAATCGAGTTTCATCTTTCTCTCGCTGAAAATCGACAGAAACTCGGCATAAAAAAAATCCATATAGAGTGTCAAATAGTACACTTCGATATCGATATCCGTTTTTTCTCCCTTTACCGCAATAAGCCGCTGAAGGAAGCTTTCTTCCTCTGTTTTTGAAAGCGAATTTGAAATCGAACGCTGCCGCCCCTCTTCTTTTTCCTGAATATCGAACATCGATAGTATTTTTTCACGATACGTTTTTAATTCTCGCAGTTTATTGCCCACGCGCCGCTGCTGACCCGGATCGACTGTTGTTTTCAAGATAACACTATAATGCCTGATCGCATCTTCAATCTTTTTCATTTCCTTTTCTGGATATATAATGTTTTCATTTCCCATAGTTTACCATCATAGCGTCTCATAGTAAAAGGAGCCCTCATTACCTGCATGAGGGCTCCCGTCCTTCCGTTATATTCAAGAAAATTGTCGATGACCTCACCAGTTATCCGGCACATCATCTTCGTCCCTGTATTCCTCGGCAAAAAGGTCCGTTTCGGCACTCAGGTCGTCAAAATAGATATAGAATGTCCCGTATGATTCCAAAAGATCGCAATCGACCTTGAATCCGACGATTTTTATACCGGCTTTGTTCGTATAGTGGTATTCTTCCTGCATAATCGATCCGGGAACGGTCACCGTCATTTTCTGCCATCCCTTAAAAGTAAGATCTCCCATCGTCAGTTCGTGTCTGATACCGAAAAAATCTTCTATGATGACCTTCAATTTATGTCTGAAGTTACGGCCGATTACCCAGACGGAGATACGTTTCGTGATACCTTCAATCGGAATAGGCCTGACGGGATATATCGAAAAACTGGAAATCGAGCGTTTGTAAAAATGTATCTTCGCTCCCAGAACGTATCTTCCCGCAGGCAGACCGTACTGCGCGTCACTGATGAGCCTTTCGTTATTTTCCGTTTCAAGAAGATTCTTGGGTTTTCCCTCACGAAGACTCAATGTAATGATACCGACGTCGGACGGAATGGCCCCGTACCATAAACCCGGATCCTCGAATTGTTCGACGGTGATTTCTTTGAGTATCTGTTGTGCCCGGTCTCCCAATATTTCCTTGTCCTGACAATAGATACCCCGGCCGAGAAACAGGATTACAACGACGACTGCTGCGATTCTTGTCTTATTCATCTCTTCACTCCTTCCTTTAATAGTAGCACTCACCCCAGATTTCCTGTAACGTCTCCGGATTTTCAAGTTCATCACCATCATACCGGGTTTCGTATAAATCGGTTATAATCTTCATCTGGTCGATGTAGAGGAAAAAGCCCGATACGCGTTCCGTCGGCCTTGTCCACATTCTCAATTTGACGAGCTTAAGTCTTCTGGTTCGGGGGATATACCGTTCCGACTGCGGGATCGCGGAAGGTATATCGACGGTCAAATTTTTCCATCCGTTGTAATTGAGGTCGCCAAGATGGATAACGTGGACGATTCCCCTGTAATCTTCAAAATGGGCTTCCATATAATAGTTGTAATTGGAACCCCATACCCAGACACTGAACCCGCGCGCTCTCCCCTCGAACACAATCGGGTCGGATACCCACTCCTTTCCGTCCTTGTCGACAAAGATAACACGGTCCCTGTCGATGACATAATCCTTGTTGCATTTACTTGCCGAGGGCACGATATCTTTCGGATCGTCTTTACCCTCCACATACTCTCTCAGGTCGACAGCCGGATCGAACTGCCGGGCGGGCATAATGTCCACATAATTATAGCCTTTCCGGGTAAAGGAGGTATGCAGCCCAAGACAGTAAAGGGGAAGATTCTCGAGGTTTTTCCCGTACAAAGCTTCGGGCCAGGCATTCACCTTCTTTACCGTGATATCCGGTTTTTCCTGATTATCACGCTTGTCGAGATACATTTTTACGAACCTGCTCGGAATAACAACCCATCGTGAAAGCAGTTCTTCTCCCGTATCCGGATCGTCCTCAAAACTCTCGAGTATTTTCGATTCCAGATGCAACGTTCTGTTTTCCGCAATGACTGCCATGACCGGAATAAGTAGAAGTAAAAATACAATCGGTCTTCTTTTATGTACCATCGAGTTCATCATCCGCTCCTTTACCTTTTATGAGTCTTGTTTTTTAAATTACTTCAAATTATAGGAGGATGAAATAACTTTGTCAAACATTTTTCTTTCCCCCTCCACAAAATACACGCGGCACACTCCAAAGAGTCAGCCGGGTTCCGCCACCGCCTTGATACACGGCCGCAGTCGATCTTCCGTAATCATAGCGCGCCGATCCGTTATTCCGATGACTCCTCGATCTTTCCTGTTTTTTTCCTCAAGACAAACCGGTCGGAGAGATATTCGGGCCATTCGGCGGCACGGCCCCAGAGTATTTTTATATCGCCCATAAGCACACGCTCCTTCCATCGTGCTTTACCGTTATCCGGTACACCGATAAGACGAAACACCTCCCCGATAAGTTCCCCAATATCATCATCAAGGGACATGAGGACGATATCATCATAGCCGGTTGAGAGATTCCATTCTTCGAGGATGGCCAGCCCTCCCCCGTCTTTCAGATATTCGAGACAATAGGAGTTCATCATAAAAGCCCTGAGGAAATATATAACCACACCGTCATTTCTCATATCGTCTATCGTATTCTTTATCTTTACCCTGTCGTTGATATTCTCGATTTCGCTGAGAACGATTGCAGATTCATCGAGTACCGTCGAAAAACCATTCATAAATGCCTCATTCTCACGGTTCATTTCTTCCGTCAAAGCGTAAACGATAATCCCGGCCTTTTTACTACCGCCTCCTGATACCTCCGATGTTGTTTCCCCCGTAGTTATTCCTCCTTCAAGCAACCGCGCGGTAAGCTCTCCCGCCATTGCAAATCCCTTTTTTCTGTCAAAGACGACCGAAAGGAGATTTTGCGTCACATTTTCACCGGAAACCTTTCTTAATGTGACGAAAAGCCTGGTATCGAACGCCTTCGCGATGTCCATGGGTGATTCATGCAGCATGGAATCAAGCAGAACGATACCGGCATCCGATGCTTCAATATACTCTTTGAAAGAAATATCTTCGTCTTTTTCCACAACGATAAAACGCGGCTCGATATTATTTTTCCTGCATGCGTTCGTAATTTCTTGATAGGTTGCCGTGTCATTGAGGAGAAGCTCATGCCGGTATTCCCTCAATAGAAAAAGAAATGCCGCATGACCGCGGCACCCATACAATGACAGAAAACATAAAAATACTGCGATAATACCTGCAAGTCTCTTCATAAACGGTTTCCCCAATGTGACGATGACAATATAATGATTCATGCGCACTTGACAGAATTCGGTTTTATGATCATAGTAGGTTATTCACCATATCAATCGATCAAAGGAGTCTTTTTATGAGTCTATATAAAGAACTTGGATTTGTAAATACCAAAGAGATGTTTAAAAAAGCGATAAACGGGGGTTACGCGATTCCCGCATATAATTTCAACAACATGGAACAGCTGCAGGCGATCATCTTCGGGTGCCTTGAAAGCCGGTCGCCCCTCATACTTCAGGTATCCAAAGGGGCGCGGGAGTACGCCAATCAAACGCTTCTCCGTTACATGGCTGAAGGCGCCATGGCGATCGTGAACTCCCGCGAACATCCCATCCCCGTCGCCCTTCACCTTGACCACGGCGACAGCTATGAACTCTGCGTATCGTGCATCGAAATGGGATTTTCATCCGTCATGATCGACGGTTCACATCTTTCGTTTGAAGCTAATTGTGAACTGACGAAAAAAGTCGTTGATTATGCACATCGGCATGACGTGACCGTCGAGGGAGAACTCGGCGTTCTGGCAGGAATCGAGGAACATGTACAGCATGAAGTCTCCCATTACACGAATCCCGACGATGTCGAAGAGTTTGTCAAAAAAACAGGGGTCGACAGCCTGGCGATTTCAATCGGAACGTCACACGGGGCATACAAGTTCAAAGTAAAACCCGGCGAAAAGGTACCAGAACTCCGCTTCGATATACTCGAAGAAATCGAACGCCGTATACCCGGCTTCCCCATCGTCCTTCACGGCTCTTCATCCGTCCTCCCCAAATACGTCGAAATCATCAATGCATACGGGGGGCAAATGGAAGGAGCGGTCGGTGTACCGGAAGATCAGCTTCGAAAAGCGGCAAAATCCGCCGTATGTAAAATCAATATCGATTCGGACGGACGGCTTGTCATGACCGCCATTATCCGCAAACAACTGGCGGAAAATCCGTCGAACTTCGATCCCCGCAAATATCTCAAACCCGCACGGGAAGAACTGAAAGACATGATTATCAATAAGAACAGGGACGTTCTCGGAAGCGCGGGAAAAGGTTGATGTCAATACCGATTTAATCCTCACACACCGTCCCGTGTGAGGATTAAATTTACGGGGTGCTTATCCGGCCGCTGTCTGTCTCAAGACGCGGATTTCCCGTATGAGTCCTTTTCAAGCAGGTCGATTATTCCGGACACATATCGGCGTCATTCACCTAACAGGATAATTACGCGGAACCCCGGGAAGCCGTATCGGAACAGAAAGAAACGGCCGTTTATCACGGCTATCCCAGTTTTTTGAGGGTGACCAGATGGGTCAGACCGGTATCTTCCATTTTTATATCCAGCTGATAATCGCTAATACCGGTCTCGTTCAGCAATTTCCGGATATCATACCGCGAACGTTCGATGAGTATCCAGTTGGCCAGATATTCGATCCACGGACGATACGGATTATATTTGCCTATATTGGTGAAATATAAAAGCCCGTTTTTATTCAACATATCATTGTATACATTCTTCACGATTTTCCTGATATGCTTGTCTTTAAGATAATCGAATAATCCGCCGATGATGACGAGATCATACGGACCGTTTTCCATCAACGATTTTATACTTACGGAAAAATATCCCTTTATATATTGGCAACGATCGTTCAGGGCGGACAGGTTTTTTTTGGAAAACTCAAGAGCTTCTTCATCGGCATCATTCAAATACAGCCTGCAGGGCAGATGTTTCAGACAATCACTGATTACCGTGACGCCGCGGCTGTTACCGGAAGAAATGAGTAAAATTTTCGGTTCCCTGTGTCCTGAATTACCGTTTCCTGAATGATTCAGCACTATATCGAGTATCAACTGTGAATGGAAGAGGGTCTTATTCCTGTGTTGTTGTGCGGGCGGGCTGTGAAGGGCAAAATCCTCACAAAAATATTCAACGGTATTCTTTTCCGCCTTGTTTTCCGCGGTAAAAAGATATTCAAGCGTCTCGAAATCACCGGGGTATCCCCGCGGCCATTCCTGCAGTCGTTTTATAAAAGGTGACCTCCAATGGATTTGCCGCGCCGGTTCTACTATCTCAAGAATTTCATCCCTCGAGAGTCCCATTTTCTCACATTGCAGGATATTGGCACAGACATCCAGAATCGAGGAGACGACCTTGTGGTAGGAATAGGTTATGTTATTGCTTTTTTTGATCTTGATCCTGCAAAAGCAATCAATACTTCTTTCAAGCTTTTTCATGGTTACAAAAAAATCATTCGATTTTACACTATCCGCAACTGATTTAATCATGGATAACATCATATGTCAAGCTTTTTTTTGGACCGATGTATTTACCGTTAGATTTTGATTACATATACCGTCTCACAGGAACGGATGCGGTAATATAAACCGGTTTAGCTTTCCCGTATTTGCTGCGACAGTACGGCCGTTCATACGTACCGCCTGCCGGAAATCAGGGTTAATGGACTTGATTTTTTTAACGGGAAAGGATACAGTAACCCGACAAATAACGGTCAACATAAAAAATCGGAATCCGGGTGCGATATATGAAAGAAAAATACTTTACCAAAGAAATGAATTACAAAAAAATCCTTAGAAAAATCATGGTCGAGTCCCTGAAGATCACCGGGGCGATTGAATCTTTTGTATTATACGGTACAAATGAAACCCAAAAGAAGCATCTTCCCATAGAAGAATGGGACAGGGCGGTCGTATACGGGATTACCGGTAAAACACTGTTCGGACTTGTTGCGAAAATCAAGGTGTTTGTCGCCAAAATAAAAAAACTCGTTCCGGTGATGAATTATATCATAAAGGACGGAAAAAAAATCGAAAACTTCGGGGTTATCCCCTATCTCTTCAACAGATTTCATTCCCTGCACAAAAAAGGGATCACCGTTTTGCTGGTGCCGGAAGTCAAAAAATATGTCGAGGATTATAATCAGGAGTACGCGAAAATTCCTATTTATTCATACGACGGCCATAATCTGAAACGTCTGAACGAAGATGTACGGGTCATTGTGGGTATTATCAAAATAGGAAACTCGAGAAATTTTGTCTCCCTCCAGATTCCGCATTTCGGCATTATGGAACTCAATAATATCAACCAGCAATTACTGGCAAAGGGAAACGAAGAAAACCTCAAAATCATGCTGAACAGGCTTATATCCATGGTCAATGTCGCTTCACTGGCTTATTATCACCAGAAAGGGAAATATATCAGTGAAACGCAACGCATGGAAGATCTGCTGCACAAGGAGGAACTGCTACGGGATCTGAGTGCCACCATCAGGAGAAAAGAAAACGAGATTACCAGAAAAACCGAGGTGTTGAACAAGGTAATGCGTGAAAAATTCGATCTGGAACTCCAGCGAAACAAATTGTCCAAAGAGGTGTTGAAAGCGATCGAGACTGTCAAGGATATCCGGCATGAAACCGATACAAGCCTGGCAACGATTTCACATACCTCAAAGAACCTCTATATCGCACAAAAAAGTCTGACCGGTTTCGTCAACAAAAATATAGCTTCTATCGAGAACGAACTCGTGCTTCTCAAGAAAACGATCCAAGCAGTGACCAACCGCTATCCCAAAATCGGTGAATACCAATTCTGGAAGAATATTCGCATTCTGGCAAATCGGATGGCCGTTCATTACGAAAACCTGGGGTTCAATCACAAACGGTCTTCCGATCATATGAACCAGGTGATGGATTATATCCTTGCGGTCATCTCGCACCAACGCGGCACCGACTATATTGCGGAGGGCGACTATTATTCCGATCTCATAAAAATTCTGGACCGAATCAGAAAGACCCACAGGGAGCGGCTCGACAATCTCGGTATCAGCTTCGAATACATGAACAACACGGGGGACAAAACCGTCCTTATCGACAAGATCTATCACTTTCACCTCGAAGAGGATATCTTTATCAACCTGCTTATCAACTCGATTCAGGCATTGCAGGGAAAACCGAAAAAAAGAATATGGATTGAAATTTATTCGAGTCCGCCGGCCAATGGTGAATCCCGGTTTTATGAAATACATTACCGCGATAACGGATGCGGTATCCCCGCCGATAAGAAAAGCGTCATTCTCACCGGCTGGACTTCGAAACAGCAATACAATCTCACCGAAATCGATTCAAAAACGGAGCACGGGCTTGGCGGTAAAACCATTTTGAAACGCATCCAGAACGCGGGAGGAACGATAAAGGAAATCGGGATAGAAGGCGAGGGAGCGCATTTTGTTATCACCCTGGCCAAACATATAGACAAAAAGGCGAAAATAAAACTTTCAAGTCAAAACGAACCCGAAGCGGAAAAAATCGAATTCCCGTGGAACACCAAAAAACATATCCTGATCATTGATGACGACAAGTCGGTCCAGCACTATATCGCCGATATTTTTCAGGAAACCCTGATTCCCTCATTCGCCACCGGACAGGAGGAAGCCTGGAACAGAATATACAGCACGCACCCGCCCGACATTATTACCCTTGATCTCGATTTATTGAGTGCAGAAAAAGGAGAAAATCTGCTTTTCAATTTTCACATGAAGGGAATCACCAGAAAGATACCGATCGTTATCGTATCCGGCGCAGACAGGGCTTATGAAGAAGAAAAGCTGCAAAAGCTCGGGGCTGCCGCGATTTTTCAAAAGCCGATCAAGATCGATACATTACGTGAAAAGGTATTCAATCTACTTACAACCTTTCATCAAAAAAAATCGTGACTACGGTTTTTTTTGAGGTGCTATATCGGCTTCCCGGGACGGGGAATAAATTATATATCCCTCAGGAAATAGTATGTCGCGCAGGAACCGGCAAAAAGCACGAGACTCAGAATAAACGACAGCAAGACGAGGTTCGCCATATAGAAACACGTGATAAAACCCAGTGCGACGAGAAGGAAAAAGAGAAGCGAGCCGTATAAAATCTTCGTGGTTCTGAATGCATCGAAAAATTTGTCCGTGAGAAATGAAAGAAG
This window of the Spirochaetales bacterium genome carries:
- a CDS encoding class II fructose-1,6-bisphosphate aldolase; translated protein: MSLYKELGFVNTKEMFKKAINGGYAIPAYNFNNMEQLQAIIFGCLESRSPLILQVSKGAREYANQTLLRYMAEGAMAIVNSREHPIPVALHLDHGDSYELCVSCIEMGFSSVMIDGSHLSFEANCELTKKVVDYAHRHDVTVEGELGVLAGIEEHVQHEVSHYTNPDDVEEFVKKTGVDSLAISIGTSHGAYKFKVKPGEKVPELRFDILEEIERRIPGFPIVLHGSSSVLPKYVEIINAYGGQMEGAVGVPEDQLRKAAKSAVCKINIDSDGRLVMTAIIRKQLAENPSNFDPRKYLKPAREELKDMIINKNRDVLGSAGKG
- a CDS encoding flagellar filament protein FlaA — protein: MNKTRIAAVVVVILFLGRGIYCQDKEILGDRAQQILKEITVEQFEDPGLWYGAIPSDVGIITLSLREGKPKNLLETENNERLISDAQYGLPAGRYVLGAKIHFYKRSISSFSIYPVRPIPIEGITKRISVWVIGRNFRHKLKVIIEDFFGIRHELTMGDLTFKGWQKMTVTVPGSIMQEEYHYTNKAGIKIVGFKVDCDLLESYGTFYIYFDDLSAETDLFAEEYRDEDDVPDNW
- a CDS encoding polymer-forming cytoskeletal protein, coding for MQGDIEVNSVIGENSVFEGRYSIKGNLRIDGQFEGESLFVDQLTVGAKGRVKTDIIATSVVIEGIVVGNISASRRILLLSSARVLGNIETPELIIQEGVILEGRCTISRMQIKNTKEYIESLYERNHDIQVRRGEGE
- a CDS encoding response regulator, with the protein product MKEKYFTKEMNYKKILRKIMVESLKITGAIESFVLYGTNETQKKHLPIEEWDRAVVYGITGKTLFGLVAKIKVFVAKIKKLVPVMNYIIKDGKKIENFGVIPYLFNRFHSLHKKGITVLLVPEVKKYVEDYNQEYAKIPIYSYDGHNLKRLNEDVRVIVGIIKIGNSRNFVSLQIPHFGIMELNNINQQLLAKGNEENLKIMLNRLISMVNVASLAYYHQKGKYISETQRMEDLLHKEELLRDLSATIRRKENEITRKTEVLNKVMREKFDLELQRNKLSKEVLKAIETVKDIRHETDTSLATISHTSKNLYIAQKSLTGFVNKNIASIENELVLLKKTIQAVTNRYPKIGEYQFWKNIRILANRMAVHYENLGFNHKRSSDHMNQVMDYILAVISHQRGTDYIAEGDYYSDLIKILDRIRKTHRERLDNLGISFEYMNNTGDKTVLIDKIYHFHLEEDIFINLLINSIQALQGKPKKRIWIEIYSSPPANGESRFYEIHYRDNGCGIPADKKSVILTGWTSKQQYNLTEIDSKTEHGLGGKTILKRIQNAGGTIKEIGIEGEGAHFVITLAKHIDKKAKIKLSSQNEPEAEKIEFPWNTKKHILIIDDDKSVQHYIADIFQETLIPSFATGQEEAWNRIYSTHPPDIITLDLDLLSAEKGENLLFNFHMKGITRKIPIVIVSGADRAYEEEKLQKLGAAAIFQKPIKIDTLREKVFNLLTTFHQKKS
- a CDS encoding class I SAM-dependent methyltransferase; its protein translation is MKKLERSIDCFCRIKIKKSNNITYSYHKVVSSILDVCANILQCEKMGLSRDEILEIVEPARQIHWRSPFIKRLQEWPRGYPGDFETLEYLFTAENKAEKNTVEYFCEDFALHSPPAQQHRNKTLFHSQLILDIVLNHSGNGNSGHREPKILLISSGNSRGVTVISDCLKHLPCRLYLNDADEEALEFSKKNLSALNDRCQYIKGYFSVSIKSLMENGPYDLVIIGGLFDYLKDKHIRKIVKNVYNDMLNKNGLLYFTNIGKYNPYRPWIEYLANWILIERSRYDIRKLLNETGISDYQLDIKMEDTGLTHLVTLKKLG